The DNA region CTCCGTCGCGCCCGGCCGGCGTCATGGATCGCAGGGAGGCAACCATGACCACGGTCATGGGTTCAGATGTCTACCGCCACGGGTTCCCACCCCGAACGAACCCTAGGCTGACAGGCATGGTGGCTCTCGATTCGGCTCTCGCAGGGTCAACGCGCGGAGGCAACGACCAGGGTCGCCGGCGGCCGGTACGCGATCGGGCCGCGCTCGCACTCGACGTCGTGGTGACGCTGTCGATCCTGGCCGCGGCAACGCGGATCATCGAGTTGGCGATGATGGAAAGCCAGCTCGCCCGCACGATCGGCTACGCCATCGTGCTCCTGGTCGCGATGATCCTGTGGCTCGCCTGGCGGCGAGAGATGCAGCCGCCACCCGAACGGCCGCAACGGCTGGATGCCATCGCGATCGCCTTCACGCTGGTGGTCACCAGCCTCTTCGCCATCGGAGATCAGCCCCACCCGATGTTCCTCTTCGTCGTCGCGTTGATCCTGCTGCTGCGGTCCTATGGACTGCGGGCCGGCGTGCTCGTCGTGGTCAGCATGGTCGTCCTGCAGGCCGTGGTCTTCGTGGTCTCCGGCCGAGGTTGGCAATGGATCGCCCAGCAAGCGGTGGGCTCCTCACTGCTGTTCGGATTCGGGCTGATCGTCGCCTGGCTCTTTGCCGAGATCGACCAGCAGAGCCGCGCCAACGCAGCGCTCGCCGTCCAGGTCCGGATACGGGCCGAATCCGCGATCGAACTGGCCTCACTGCAGGAGCGGCAGCGCGTCGCCCGGGATCTCCATGACGGAATCGGGCATCAGGTCACGGTGATGATGATGTCGCTGCAATTCGCCGAACGAATGCGCGACAAGGACCCCGACCGGGCTTGGGCGGAAGTCGCCGAAGCGCGTAGCCAGGCCGCGAAGACCCTGGCCGACATCCGGCTGCTCGCGCGGGCGCTGCACCCGAGCGGTGTGTCCGAAGGCGGTGTGGCGGACCTGGCCGCGTTGGCCTCCTCGTTCGAAGGCACCGGGCTGGCGGTGCGTGTCAGCGATGACACCGCCGGTGCGGACCTCGACGGCGAACTGGCCCGGTTCCGGCAGCGGTTCGTCCAGGAGGCGCTCACCAACGTGATCCGGCACTCCTCAGCGTCCCGGGTCGAGGTCAGCCAACGGATCCACGGTTCCGAGCTCGCCCTCGCGGTGGTCGACAATGGCGGGCGAACCGCCGCGGTGACCCCGGGTTTCGGGCTCCGCTCGCTGGCCGAGCGGGCCGGCGCGCTCGGCGGACGAACCGACGTACGGGCCTCCGATACCGGTCTCGAGTTGGCCGCCACCATTCCGCTGACTGGAGTTGCGCTGACGACGGGAGCGCTGACAACGGGGGCGATGCCATGATCAGGATCGTCCTGGTCGATGATCAGGAACTGCTGCGGCGCGGTGTCCGGCTGCTGTTGGAGGCGGCCGGCGGGATCGAGGTGGTCGCCGAGGCCGCTGATGGCCACGAAGCGCTGGCCATGATCGCCAAGCACCATCCGGAGGTGGTGCTGGCGGACGCGCAGATGCCCGGCATGGGCGGCGTCGAGCTGGTTCGGCGATGCGGCAGCGAGCACCCCAGCCTGCCGGTGGTGATCTTGACGACCTTCGACACCGACGAACTGGTGCGCGATGGCGTACGCGCCGGGGCGGCAGGGTTCCTGCTCAAGGATGTCTCGCCCGAACGTTTGGCGGAGGCGATCGCCGCAGTACGCGACGGCGGAGTCGTGATCGATCCACGGGTCGCCGGCGTCGCGTTGCGCAGCGCTGCTGCCCGCGGCACTGCAGCCACCGACAACGCCGACGACCCACTCGCCCTGCTCACCCGCACCGAACGGCTGGTCGCCACCCATGTCGCGGCGGGCCGCACCAACGGCGAGATCGCCGCCGAACTGGTGCTGGCCGAGGGGACGGTGAAGAACCACGTGAGCGCACTGCTGCGCAAGCTGGCGGTCCGCGACCGCACCGCGCTGGCCCTCCTGCTCAGCCGATCCGGCCTCTAGCGATCTTGGTCGCCGGCCGGGTGAGTCGCACCCCAGGTCACGCTGGGTTTGGACATAGCATTGCAAGCAGATCGACCCCTCGGGGGCTCACCACACTTCCCACCACCCGAAGGCCAGCTGGACGCCAGATGAAGATCTCGTTGTGCACGACCTGCATGGGTCGGGCACATCATCTGAAGCAGACGTTGCCGCGCAACCTCGCCGACAGCGTCGACTGGGCACGCCCGGACGCCGTGGAGTTCGTGGTCCTGGACTACAGCAGCCCCGATGACCTCGCCGAGTGGATCACCTCCGATCCGACGCTGCAGCCCTACCTCGACGCCGGCATCCTCAAATTCGCCCGGTCCGAGGGGCACACCCGCTTCCGACACAGCCACGCCAAGAACATGGCGCACGCGCTGGCGACCGGTGACTTCGTGTGCAACGTCGACGCGGACAACTTCGTCGGATTCGGCTTTGTGGAGTATCTGCGGGCGATCTTCACCCATCGACCGAACGCGATCGTTGCGACGAACCGGTTGGACAACCGGCTCAATCTCGGAGTGCACAAGGGGTCGATGGGGCGCATCGCCCTCTCGAAGGCCAACTTCGATCTGCTCGGCGGCTACGACGAGAGTGCCCGGTTCAAGGGCTGGTCCGGCGAGGACACCGACCTGCTGATCCGCAGCCTCCGGATGTTCCTGCGTCCGACGTTCATCCGGGAGCGCAAGTTCCTGCGCGTCGTGCAGCACACCGATCTGGACCGGGTGTCGCTGACCGAATGCGAGGACCTGGCTGCCGATATCGCGAAGATCGAGTCGCTGGACGGCACCGCGATGCGTCCGATCCTGAAGTATGTGGTCGGTCGAGCGGTGGCCCCACGGATCGCCAACCGGGGTACGCCGATCGGGGCCGGCCGGGTCGAACGGCTCGGCGACGGCTGGCCGGGCGAGCGCAGCGCCTGAGCCGCAGACTCGCATCAATGAGACTCTCATCAATGCGAGCAATCGAGTTGCGCGTGTGTCGCAGGCGGGACGGCTGGAATGGGCGGGCGACTATGACCGCTCGGT from Microlunatus phosphovorus NM-1 includes:
- a CDS encoding sensor histidine kinase encodes the protein MVALDSALAGSTRGGNDQGRRRPVRDRAALALDVVVTLSILAAATRIIELAMMESQLARTIGYAIVLLVAMILWLAWRREMQPPPERPQRLDAIAIAFTLVVTSLFAIGDQPHPMFLFVVALILLLRSYGLRAGVLVVVSMVVLQAVVFVVSGRGWQWIAQQAVGSSLLFGFGLIVAWLFAEIDQQSRANAALAVQVRIRAESAIELASLQERQRVARDLHDGIGHQVTVMMMSLQFAERMRDKDPDRAWAEVAEARSQAAKTLADIRLLARALHPSGVSEGGVADLAALASSFEGTGLAVRVSDDTAGADLDGELARFRQRFVQEALTNVIRHSSASRVEVSQRIHGSELALAVVDNGGRTAAVTPGFGLRSLAERAGALGGRTDVRASDTGLELAATIPLTGVALTTGALTTGAMP
- a CDS encoding response regulator; translation: MIRIVLVDDQELLRRGVRLLLEAAGGIEVVAEAADGHEALAMIAKHHPEVVLADAQMPGMGGVELVRRCGSEHPSLPVVILTTFDTDELVRDGVRAGAAGFLLKDVSPERLAEAIAAVRDGGVVIDPRVAGVALRSAAARGTAATDNADDPLALLTRTERLVATHVAAGRTNGEIAAELVLAEGTVKNHVSALLRKLAVRDRTALALLLSRSGL
- a CDS encoding glycosyltransferase family A protein; translated protein: MKISLCTTCMGRAHHLKQTLPRNLADSVDWARPDAVEFVVLDYSSPDDLAEWITSDPTLQPYLDAGILKFARSEGHTRFRHSHAKNMAHALATGDFVCNVDADNFVGFGFVEYLRAIFTHRPNAIVATNRLDNRLNLGVHKGSMGRIALSKANFDLLGGYDESARFKGWSGEDTDLLIRSLRMFLRPTFIRERKFLRVVQHTDLDRVSLTECEDLAADIAKIESLDGTAMRPILKYVVGRAVAPRIANRGTPIGAGRVERLGDGWPGERSA